The Oncorhynchus mykiss isolate Arlee chromosome 30, USDA_OmykA_1.1, whole genome shotgun sequence genome includes a window with the following:
- the LOC110521256 gene encoding sorting and assembly machinery component 50 homolog A — MGTVHARSLDPLPMQGPELGVHADDIETPEMEQESKQEVLENKDVIVQHVHIDGLGRTKEDCLTYEIAGVFRAKNLIDVMKRAHEARQKLLRLGIFRQVEVVIDTSQGVDALPNGLDVTFEVTELRRMTGSYNTMVGNNEGSMVLGLKLPNVFGRAEKLTFQFSYGTKETSYGLSFFKPQPGHFERNFAVNFYKVTGQFPWSSLRETDRGVSTEFSFPLWKTNHTLKWEGVWRELGCLARTASFAVREESGHSLKSSLSHAMVIDTRNSTILPRRGALLKINQELAGYTGGDASFLKEDFELQFNKRLFWDSVLSASLWGGCLLPIGDKPTCIADRFYLGGPTSVRGFSMYSIGPQSEGDYLGGEVYWAGAVHLYTPLPFRPGKGGFGDLFRTHFFLNAGNLCNLNYGDGPRAHLSKLAECIRWSYGAGIVLRLGNIARLELNYCIPMGVQSGDRICDGVQFGAGIRFL, encoded by the exons ATGGGCACCGTCCACGCGAGG AGTCTTGACCCTCTGCCAATGCAGGGACCTGAGTTGGGGGTTCATGCGGATGACATCGAGACACCAGAAATGGAGCAGGAATCAAAACAAGAGGTTCTTGAAAACAAAGAT GTCATAGTCCAGCATGTTCACATAGATGGTCTGGGAAGAACCAAGGAGGATTGTTTAACATACGAGATTGCTGGTGTCTTCAGAGCAAAGAACTTGATTGAC GTCATGAAGAGAGCCCACGAAGCCAGACAGAAGCTCCTCCGTCTTGGTATCTTCAGACAGGTGGAGGTTGTCATTGATACCTCACAAG GGGTGGATGCGCTGCCTAACGGACTAGATGTGACGTTTGAAGTGACTGAGCTGAGACGTATGACTGGTAGCTATAACACCATGGTTGGAAATAACGAAGGCAGCATG GTTCTTGGTCTGAAGCTGCCCAATGTTTTCGGTCGTGCGGAAAAGCTTACATTCCAGTTCTCCTACGGCACCAAAGAGACTTCCTATGGGCTGTCTTTCTTCAAGCCTCAACCTGGTCACTTTGAGCGCAA TTTCGCTGTTAACTTTTACAAAGTCACAGGCCAGTTTCCATGGAGCTCGCTGAGAGAGACTGATCGTGGCGTCTCCACAGAATTCAGT TTCCCTCTTTGGAAGACGAACCACACCCTGAAGTGGGAGGGTGTGTGGCGAGAGCTGGGATGTCTGGCACGTACCGCCTCGTTCGCAGTCCGGGAGGAGAGCGGCCACTCCCTCAAGTCATCACTCTCG CATGCCATGGTCATCGACACCAGAAACTCCACAATCCTTCCCAGGAGGGGAGCCTTGCTGAAAATCAACCAG GAGTTGGCTGGCTACACTGGAGGAGATGCCAGTTTTCTGAAAGAGGACTTTGAGCTCCAATTTAACAAACGTCTTTTCTGGGACTCG GTCCTGTCTGCATCTCTCTGGGGCGGATGCCTCCTGCCCATTGGAGATAAGCCAACTTGCATTGCTGACAG GTTCTATCTTGGTGGTCCTACTAGCGTCAGAGGATTCAGTATGTACAGCATCGGCCCACAGAGTGAAG GTGACTACCTGGGAGGTGAGGTGTATTGGGCTGGAGCCGTCCACCTGTATACTCCACTGCCCTTCCGTCCAGGCAAAGGGGGATTCGGAGACCTTTTCAGGACCCACTTCTTCCTCAATGCTGGGAACCTGTGTAACCTCAACTATG GTGACGGGCCTCGAGCACACCTGAGTAAGCTGGCAGAGTGTATCCGCTGGTCCTATGGAGCGGGAATCGTGCTGCGACTCGGAAACATCGCCCGGCTGGAGCTCAACTACTGCATTCCCATGGGCGTCCAGAGtggagacag GATATGCGACGGGGTCCAGTTTGGAGCTGGAATCCGATTTCTGTGA
- the LOC110521255 gene encoding apoptosis inhibitor 5 — protein sequence MAVTIEELYRNYGILADAKPEDLSQHKDAYQVILDGVKGGPKEKRLAAQFIPKFFSSFPELADAAINAQLDLCEDEDVSIRRQAIKELPRFAAGENIVRVADILTQLLQTEDSAEFNQVNTALVSIFKMDAKATLGGLFSQILQGEDIVRERAIKFLSIKLKTMPEDAMTKEVEDYIFTETKKVLEDVTGEEFVLLMRILMVLKGLQTMSGRQQLVELVVEQAFLEQALNPADPDTVDRLLQCTRQALPLFSKNVHSTRFVTYFCDHVLPNLSSLTSPVAELDIQLEVLKLLAEMSPFCGDMEKVETNLTMLFEKLLEFMPLPPEAEGENGENTLSDEPKLQFSYVECLLFSFHQLGKKLPDFLIDKINAERLKDFKIRLQYFARGLQVYIRQLRVALQGKTGDALKTEENKIKVVALKITNNINVLIKDLFHNPPSYKSTVTLSWKPVQKAEAVALKRPSGEDMGAGSTMKKQLSPPLPRRDARQIYNPPSGKYSATIGNFSNEQRGGFRGGRGRGFGGRGRGRIY from the exons ATGGCGGTCACTATCGAGGAGCTGTATCGTAACTATGGGATTCTTGCTGATGCCAAGCCGGAGGATCTGAGCCAG CACAAAGATGCCTATCAGGTGATCCTTGATGGCGTGAAAGGGGGTCCTAAAGAGAAGCGCTTGGCAGCACAGTTCATTCCCAAATTCTTCAGCAGTTTCCCAGAGCTGGCGGATGCAGCAATCAACGCTCAGCTTGACCTGTGTGAGGATGAAGACGTCTCG ATTCGGAGGCAGGCCATCAAAGAGCTCCCCCGTTTCGCAGCCGGGGAGAACATTGTCAGGGTAGCAGATATCCTCACCCAGCTTCTCCAGACAG AAGATTCGGCCGAATTCAACCAAGTGAACACAGCTCTGGTCTCCATCTTCAAGATGGACGCGAAGG CTACACTAGGAGGTCTGTTCTCTCAGATCCTGCAGGGGGAGGACATAGTAAGGGAGAGGGCCATCAAGTTCCTCTCCATCAAGCTGAAGACCATGCCTGAGGACGCCATGACCAAGGAGGTGGAGGACTACATCTTTACCGAGACAAAGAAG GTGCTGGAGGACGTGACTGGGGAAGAGTTTGTGCTGCTGATGCGGATCCTGATGGTGCTGAAGGGCCTGCAGACGATGAGTGGACGGCAGCAGCTGGTGGAGCTGGTGGTGGAGCAGGCCTTTCTGGAGCAGGCCCTGAACCCCGCTGACCCTGACACTGTGGACCGCCTGCTGCAGTGCACGCGCCAGGCCCTGCCCCTCTTCTCT AAAAATGTCCATTCCACCCGCTTCGTCACTTACTTCTGTGACCACGTCCTGCCCAACCTCAGCTCCCTGACCAGTCCCGTGGCAGAGCTGGACATTCAGCTGGAG gtgttgaAGCTGCTTGCTGAGATGAGTCCATTCTGTGGAGACATGGAGAAGGTGGAGACCAACCTCACCATGCTGTTTGAGAAGCTGCTG GAGTTCATGCCGCTGCCTCCAGAGGCGGAGGGTGAGAACGGCGAGAACACACTGAGCGACGAGCCCAAGCTGCAGTTCAGCTACGTGGAGTGTCTCCTCTTCAGCTTCCACCAGCTGGGCAAAAAGCTCCCCGATTTCCTCATTGACAAGATCAATGCAGAGCGCCTCAAAGACTTCAAGATCAG ATTACAGTACTTCGCCAGAGGGCTGCAGGTGTACATTCGCCAGCTGCGAGTTGCCCTGCAAGGCAAGACTGGAGACGCACTGAAGACCGAAGAG AACAAGATCAAAGTGGTGGCTCTGAAGATCACCAACAACATCAACGTTCTGATCAAG GATCTCTTCCACAACCCGCCGTCGTACAAGAGCACAGTCACGCTGTCCTGGAAGCCTGTCCAGAAGGCTGAGGCTGTAGC TCTGAAGCGCCCGTCCGGGGAGGATATGGGTGCAGGCAGTACCATGAAGAAGCAGCTGTCCCCCCCCCTGCCCCGGAGGGATGCACGGCAGATCTACAACCCCCCCAGTGGCAAGTACAGCGCCACCATCGGCAACTTCTCTAACG AGCAGCGCGGAGGCTTCAGGGGCGGCCGGGGAAGAGGATTCGGAGGCAGGGGCCGAGGCCGAATCTACTGA